The proteins below come from a single Limosilactobacillus reuteri genomic window:
- a CDS encoding MucBP domain-containing protein: MIDKFKTGNPIWVYYNDIDSGANLTVPQLLRGFIGQEYQIEQKQFPNYRYVKTEGETKGTFDMQQRIVHLFYRKQNWGEVQSIEMYLHLDAPTQVFDTAGGMPVGAPLPADITVKSFHRVATKNGQFWYEIGADQWIKYDQMHVVDNPFNQDIRKEKSKLINNLTVIPLKNVHAKVDYLHNKSINVYDAPYGNKVAEIPNGETITLIGKLNDNDEITWYQVGRKKYITSNYIQIEYPEDDE, translated from the coding sequence ATGATTGACAAGTTTAAAACAGGAAATCCTATCTGGGTTTACTATAATGATATCGATTCAGGAGCAAACCTTACCGTCCCGCAATTATTACGCGGATTCATCGGTCAAGAATACCAAATTGAACAAAAACAATTTCCTAATTACCGATACGTAAAAACTGAAGGTGAAACTAAAGGAACATTTGATATGCAGCAACGAATTGTGCACCTTTTTTATCGGAAACAAAATTGGGGAGAGGTTCAATCGATTGAAATGTATCTCCACCTCGATGCCCCTACACAGGTATTTGACACAGCTGGTGGAATGCCAGTCGGTGCCCCCCTTCCTGCTGATATTACAGTTAAGTCTTTTCACCGGGTTGCAACTAAGAATGGTCAGTTTTGGTACGAAATTGGCGCTGACCAATGGATTAAGTATGATCAAATGCACGTTGTTGACAATCCATTCAATCAAGATATCCGGAAAGAAAAATCAAAACTCATTAATAATTTAACGGTAATTCCCTTGAAGAATGTGCATGCCAAAGTTGATTATCTCCATAATAAGTCAATCAATGTTTACGATGCGCCTTATGGAAATAAAGTGGCAGAGATTCCAAACGGCGAAACAATTACCCTAATTGGAAAATTAAACGATAATGATGAGATTACCTGGTACCAAGTGGGCCGCAAGAAATATATTACTAGCAACTACATTCAAATTGAATATCCGGAAGATGATGAATAA
- a CDS encoding ECF transporter S component: protein MAKTRHQQIRHNTTLAIFIAIILLQDFVPFFGNIPLGPLSITTLHVTVIIAAIVLGPVDGAIIGGIWGLLTWVRAFVAPSSPLAPLVFVNPLVSVVPRIMIGILAGYTFILMCRLFKVKYIAAISAAIVGALTNTGLVLGFIYLFYRTPAVAQTYGVNVNHLLIALETVMATNGLAELILAIIIVPMVALPVLEVRRRLEVN, encoded by the coding sequence ATGGCAAAAACACGGCACCAACAAATTAGGCACAATACGACATTAGCAATCTTTATCGCAATTATTCTCTTACAAGATTTTGTTCCATTTTTTGGCAACATTCCGCTAGGGCCGCTTAGTATTACAACCCTTCATGTAACAGTCATTATTGCGGCAATCGTGTTGGGGCCCGTTGATGGCGCGATTATTGGTGGTATTTGGGGGCTTTTGACTTGGGTGCGAGCATTTGTTGCACCAAGTAGTCCGCTTGCTCCCTTAGTTTTTGTTAACCCGCTTGTTTCCGTTGTCCCGCGCATTATGATTGGGATTTTAGCTGGCTATACTTTTATCCTTATGTGTCGTTTGTTCAAAGTAAAATATATTGCCGCAATAAGTGCTGCGATAGTAGGAGCCCTTACTAATACTGGCTTAGTATTAGGCTTTATTTATCTATTTTATCGTACTCCAGCAGTTGCGCAAACTTATGGGGTAAATGTTAATCATTTATTAATTGCTTTAGAAACAGTCATGGCGACTAATGGACTTGCAGAATTGATATTGGCGATTATTATTGTTCCAATGGTTGCTCTTCCAGTATTGGAGGTCCGCCGTCGTTTGGAAGTAAATTGA
- a CDS encoding ATP-dependent Clp protease ATP-binding subunit → MQCQYCHQNPATIHLQMNFNGQRIQIDLCQNCYQKLQNLQTDMMNGGNGMNNFGFGSLEDFMNAMNNMQSQAAGANGQNMNGQSQRQGGGRNGKGILGQYGINLTDLARQGKIDPVIGRDNEIKRVIEILNRRTKNNPVLIGEAGVGKTAVVEGLAQAIVSGQVPEKLANKEIIRLDVVSLVQGTGIRGQFEKRMQQLMEEVRKNKNIILFIDEIHEIMGAGNAEGGMDAGNVLKPALARGDFQLVGATTLNEYRKIEKDAALARRFQPVEVDEPSVEETIRILNGIKNRYQDYHHVKYTDDAIVAAAKLSDRYIQDRYLPDKAIDLLDEAGSKKNLTLKNVDPNAIENEIHTAEAHKQQAADNQDYEKAAFYRDQVAKLEKAKKEAEENHTEDSATVTVKDMQRIVEERTNIPVGDLQKQEENQLRDLDKKLDEHVIGQTQAVDKVARAIRRNRIGLNKSGRPIGSFLFVGPTGVGKTETAKQLALQLFGSKDAMIRFDMSEYMDKTSTSKLIGAAPGYVGYEEAGQLTEQVRRHPYSLILLDEVEKAHPDVMHMFLQILDDGRLTDSQGRTVSFKDTIIIMTSNAGTGDAEASVGFGAESNGSTHSIIDKLTNYFKPEFLNRFDDIVQFNALSKDDLMKIVNLMIDDVNNMLADKNLHIEVTNNVEEKLVDMGFDPKMGARPLRRVIQEQIEDRIADYVLDHSDAHKLVAKLDDNGDIVVEETEEVPTIAKK, encoded by the coding sequence ATGCAATGTCAATACTGTCATCAAAATCCAGCCACGATTCATCTTCAAATGAATTTTAATGGGCAACGGATTCAAATAGACCTCTGCCAAAATTGTTATCAAAAATTACAAAATCTACAAACAGATATGATGAATGGAGGTAACGGAATGAATAATTTCGGTTTTGGAAGCCTCGAAGACTTCATGAACGCAATGAACAATATGCAAAGTCAAGCTGCCGGTGCTAATGGTCAAAACATGAACGGCCAATCCCAACGACAAGGTGGCGGACGAAATGGAAAAGGAATCCTTGGTCAATATGGGATCAACCTTACTGATCTCGCTCGCCAAGGTAAAATTGACCCAGTCATCGGGCGCGACAACGAAATTAAACGAGTAATTGAAATTTTAAACCGTCGGACCAAGAATAACCCAGTCTTGATTGGTGAAGCTGGGGTTGGTAAGACCGCGGTTGTTGAAGGCTTAGCTCAAGCAATCGTTAGTGGCCAAGTTCCTGAAAAGCTTGCTAACAAGGAAATTATCCGGCTCGATGTTGTTTCCTTAGTTCAAGGAACAGGAATTCGGGGCCAATTTGAAAAACGAATGCAACAATTAATGGAAGAAGTTCGTAAGAATAAAAACATCATCCTCTTTATTGACGAAATCCACGAAATCATGGGTGCGGGAAATGCTGAAGGCGGAATGGACGCTGGAAATGTTCTTAAGCCCGCCCTTGCCCGTGGTGACTTCCAATTAGTTGGTGCCACTACTCTTAATGAATATCGAAAGATCGAAAAGGATGCAGCTCTTGCACGACGGTTCCAACCAGTTGAAGTTGATGAACCATCCGTTGAAGAAACAATCCGCATCTTAAACGGAATCAAAAATCGTTATCAAGATTACCACCATGTTAAATACACAGATGACGCAATTGTAGCAGCTGCTAAACTTTCTGACCGCTACATTCAAGATCGTTACTTACCTGACAAAGCTATCGACTTACTTGATGAAGCGGGATCAAAGAAGAACTTAACGCTTAAAAATGTGGATCCAAACGCAATCGAAAATGAAATCCACACAGCTGAAGCACACAAGCAACAAGCAGCTGATAACCAAGACTATGAAAAAGCAGCTTTCTACCGCGATCAAGTCGCTAAACTTGAAAAGGCAAAGAAAGAAGCTGAAGAAAACCATACTGAAGATTCTGCAACTGTTACCGTTAAGGATATGCAGAGAATCGTTGAAGAACGGACAAATATTCCAGTTGGTGACCTGCAAAAGCAAGAAGAAAATCAACTTCGCGACCTTGATAAGAAGCTTGATGAACATGTTATTGGTCAAACCCAAGCAGTGGATAAGGTTGCCCGTGCCATTCGTCGTAACCGGATTGGTTTGAACAAGTCTGGGCGCCCAATCGGTAGTTTCCTCTTTGTTGGTCCTACTGGTGTTGGTAAGACCGAAACAGCTAAGCAACTTGCCCTTCAATTATTTGGTTCTAAAGATGCAATGATCCGGTTCGATATGTCCGAATATATGGATAAAACTTCTACTTCCAAACTTATCGGGGCTGCCCCTGGTTATGTTGGTTACGAAGAAGCCGGACAGCTTACTGAACAAGTACGGCGGCACCCATACAGCTTGATTCTTCTTGATGAAGTTGAAAAAGCTCATCCAGATGTAATGCACATGTTCTTACAGATTCTCGATGATGGCCGGTTAACTGATTCGCAAGGACGAACAGTTAGTTTCAAGGACACGATTATTATCATGACGTCGAATGCCGGAACCGGTGATGCTGAGGCTAGTGTTGGTTTTGGTGCTGAATCTAATGGCAGCACCCACTCCATCATTGACAAGTTGACAAACTACTTCAAGCCAGAATTCTTAAACCGGTTTGATGACATTGTTCAATTCAATGCCCTCTCTAAAGATGACTTGATGAAGATCGTTAACTTAATGATTGATGATGTTAATAACATGCTTGCTGATAAGAACTTGCACATCGAAGTCACTAACAATGTTGAAGAAAAATTAGTTGACATGGGCTTTGATCCAAAGATGGGTGCTCGTCCTCTTCGCCGGGTAATCCAAGAACAAATCGAAGACCGGATTGCTGATTACGTTCTTGATCACAGTGACGCTCATAAATTAGTTGCTAAACTTGATGATAATGGGGACATTGTTGTCGAAGAAACTGAAGAAGTACCAACAATTGCTAAAAAATAA
- a CDS encoding phosphocarrier protein HPr: MEKREFTITSETGIHARPATILVQAASKFSSDITLSYEGKSVNLKSIMGVMSLGVGQNAKVTITANGDDEKEALDTVAETMKKEGLTD, encoded by the coding sequence ATGGAAAAACGTGAATTTACAATTACTTCTGAAACTGGTATTCATGCTCGTCCAGCTACTATTTTGGTACAAGCTGCTTCAAAGTTTTCATCTGACATTACTCTTTCATACGAAGGTAAGAGTGTAAACTTGAAGTCAATCATGGGTGTAATGTCCCTTGGTGTTGGTCAAAACGCCAAGGTTACTATTACTGCTAATGGTGACGACGAAAAAGAAGCTTTGGACACCGTTGCTGAAACTATGAAGAAGGAAGGATTGACTGACTAA
- the ptsP gene encoding phosphoenolpyruvate--protein phosphotransferase produces MSILLTGLAASSGITIAPAHLLVESDLSIKKQHTADENHEVARLHDSFALSKTELQHLSKRAHELLGQRAVTIIDTQIAILDDPTLQKKIIDRINSHHDTAEWAVKRVEDYYLSIFERKNDNEYLYARATALRDVTKRVLSHLLNVPLPDPGLLDHRAIFVANNITPTDTAQFDKRYVAGIVTTNGGRTSHFTIMSKTLSLPAVVGVKDATAIIHDGDLLIVDGIHGKVIVNPTKEEVEHYRLLAGKFIQEQQKWGALKDKQTVSADGRRFEVGANVGTFADVIDAQEDGAEGIGLLRTEFLYMSKDELPTEEQQFNAYKRFVSAMNGQRVVARTLDIGGDKKLGMVALPHEDNPYLGFRAIRIGLARPEILRPQLRALLRASVYGRLAIMFPMIATIEEFQAARAILDDEKEKLEQAGIQVAKNIEVGMMLEIPAVAVMAEHFAKYVDFFSIGSNDLIQYLFAVDRGNQQVAYLYQELHPAVLRMVRQVIEAAHAEGKWVGMCGEMANNPYAVPLLMAMGLDEFSMSSSQILRVRSLINQLNTRKLQPLVHRAIHAETAAAVQELVEKYVPQVKL; encoded by the coding sequence ATGTCTATACTACTAACCGGACTTGCCGCTAGTAGTGGTATTACGATTGCTCCGGCACACCTGTTAGTAGAGTCAGATCTATCTATAAAAAAACAGCATACAGCTGATGAGAATCATGAGGTCGCCCGGCTTCATGATTCTTTTGCGTTAAGCAAGACCGAACTTCAGCATTTATCTAAGCGTGCCCATGAGCTGTTAGGTCAACGGGCAGTGACGATTATTGATACCCAAATTGCGATTTTAGACGATCCGACTTTACAAAAGAAGATTATTGACCGTATTAATAGCCATCATGATACCGCTGAGTGGGCTGTTAAACGCGTTGAAGATTATTATTTAAGTATTTTTGAGCGCAAGAACGATAATGAATATTTATATGCGCGGGCAACCGCCTTGCGTGATGTGACCAAACGAGTCTTGAGTCACCTATTGAATGTTCCTTTACCAGACCCAGGACTTTTAGACCACCGCGCGATCTTTGTTGCTAATAATATTACGCCTACTGATACCGCTCAATTTGATAAACGATATGTTGCAGGAATTGTTACAACTAACGGGGGGCGGACTTCTCATTTTACGATTATGAGTAAGACTCTTTCGTTACCAGCTGTCGTTGGTGTCAAGGATGCTACTGCGATCATTCATGATGGCGACTTACTGATTGTTGATGGGATTCATGGCAAGGTGATTGTCAATCCAACGAAGGAAGAGGTTGAGCATTACCGTTTGTTAGCCGGTAAATTTATCCAGGAGCAGCAAAAGTGGGGAGCGTTAAAAGATAAGCAAACTGTGAGTGCTGATGGGCGCCGATTTGAAGTGGGAGCTAATGTCGGAACATTTGCTGACGTTATTGATGCTCAAGAGGATGGTGCCGAGGGAATTGGTCTTTTGAGAACAGAATTCCTCTATATGAGTAAGGATGAATTGCCAACAGAAGAGCAACAATTTAATGCTTACAAAAGATTTGTTTCAGCGATGAACGGACAACGGGTAGTCGCGCGAACGCTTGATATTGGCGGCGATAAAAAGCTGGGGATGGTTGCTCTTCCTCATGAGGACAATCCTTACCTAGGTTTTCGTGCCATTAGGATTGGATTGGCACGCCCAGAAATATTACGTCCTCAATTGCGCGCCCTTCTTCGTGCATCCGTTTATGGACGGTTAGCCATTATGTTTCCGATGATTGCAACAATTGAAGAGTTCCAAGCGGCACGAGCAATTCTTGACGATGAAAAAGAAAAGCTTGAGCAAGCAGGTATTCAAGTTGCTAAAAATATTGAAGTTGGCATGATGCTAGAGATTCCAGCAGTTGCAGTTATGGCTGAACATTTTGCAAAATATGTTGATTTTTTCAGCATTGGCAGTAATGACCTTATTCAGTACCTATTTGCTGTTGATCGCGGAAATCAGCAAGTAGCATACCTATATCAAGAACTTCACCCAGCAGTTTTACGGATGGTGCGGCAAGTGATTGAGGCTGCGCATGCTGAAGGCAAGTGGGTCGGAATGTGTGGAGAGATGGCTAATAATCCTTATGCGGTTCCTCTATTAATGGCGATGGGGCTTGATGAATTTTCAATGAGCAGTAGTCAGATTTTACGTGTTCGCTCTTTAATTAACCAGTTGAATACGCGCAAATTACAACCATTAGTTCATCGAGCGATTCATGCTGAAACTGCCGCGGCGGTCCAAGAATTAGTGGAAAAGTATGTTCCACAGGTAAAACTTTGA
- a CDS encoding glycosyltransferase family 4 protein: MNIGIFTDTYFPQVSGVATSIKTLRDELIAQGHHVYIFTTTDPKAKHDDVENGIYRFASIPFVSFSDRRIAVRGVFRAIKLAKKFQLDIVHNQTEFALGVMGKTVAKHLHIPCLHTYHTMYQDYLHYIANGHILKPNDVARLAHLYLKNISGIIAPSDRVLDTLTSYHVESPIRVIPTGINLRVYSKRDSVEEIANLRAKLGYSEETPVLLSLSRLAYEKNIHSLIEAMPDILAHKPDAQLLIVGDGPARHTLERQVREMQLNDNVSFAGEISNDEVYHYYQMADVFVSASDSESQGLTYDEALASDLPIVVMRSEYTDQLIDDPAIGISFQKRADLVNGVLFYLNQPKNSESRVRRQQKLHEISAEVFVEKVVQFYQDCQKDMAVHDELNQAEKSHRLFHRPRS; encoded by the coding sequence TTGAATATTGGTATTTTTACAGATACATATTTCCCTCAGGTGAGTGGCGTGGCGACTTCGATTAAGACGCTTCGTGATGAATTGATTGCTCAGGGACATCATGTATATATTTTTACGACAACTGATCCTAAGGCTAAACATGATGATGTTGAAAATGGGATATACCGCTTTGCAAGCATTCCCTTTGTTTCGTTTTCTGATCGTCGAATTGCGGTGCGTGGCGTATTTCGAGCCATCAAGCTTGCTAAAAAGTTCCAATTAGATATAGTTCATAATCAAACTGAATTTGCGCTTGGAGTTATGGGGAAGACGGTTGCCAAGCATTTGCATATCCCTTGTCTCCATACTTACCATACGATGTATCAGGATTATCTCCACTATATTGCGAATGGCCATATTCTTAAGCCGAATGATGTTGCCCGGCTTGCTCATCTTTATTTAAAAAATATTTCTGGGATTATTGCTCCAAGTGACCGTGTTTTGGATACTTTAACCAGTTATCATGTTGAATCACCAATTCGTGTTATTCCGACTGGGATTAATTTACGGGTATATAGTAAACGAGATTCAGTAGAAGAAATAGCTAATTTAAGGGCAAAGTTAGGCTACAGTGAAGAGACCCCAGTTTTACTTTCGCTTAGTCGTTTAGCATATGAAAAGAATATCCACTCACTGATAGAAGCAATGCCAGATATTCTTGCTCACAAGCCTGATGCACAGCTGCTGATTGTTGGGGATGGTCCCGCAAGACATACTCTGGAGCGTCAAGTTCGTGAAATGCAGCTTAATGACAATGTTAGTTTCGCTGGTGAGATATCAAATGATGAAGTTTACCATTATTACCAAATGGCAGATGTTTTTGTTTCAGCCTCCGATTCTGAATCACAAGGACTGACTTATGATGAAGCCCTTGCCTCGGATTTGCCAATTGTGGTTATGCGTAGTGAATATACTGACCAATTGATTGATGACCCAGCGATTGGCATTAGTTTTCAAAAACGGGCTGACTTGGTTAATGGTGTCCTATTTTACCTTAACCAACCAAAAAACTCAGAATCAAGGGTGAGACGACAACAAAAGCTGCATGAGATCTCAGCAGAGGTCTTTGTTGAAAAGGTTGTTCAGTTCTACCAGGATTGTCAAAAAGATATGGCTGTCCATGATGAACTTAATCAAGCTGAAAAATCACATCGTCTTTTTCACCGCCCAAGGAGCTAA
- a CDS encoding glycosyltransferase family 4 protein — MIKITMFSSADKVAGQGVGSAYLELINLLRNQCSDKFEIEINRYGKSQISHYHTIDPLFYLSTFSKKRGRKIGYVHFLPETLEGSLTIPQPFRGLFYHYIIAFYKRMDQLVVVNPSFIKQLVAYGIPEKKITYIPNFVDNDRFHPYSAVKRTALRKKYGIAADKFVVLGSGQVQERKGVPDFIRLARQNPDVEFFWAGGFSFGRLTDGYSELKKVVDNPPANLHFTGIVSRDKIAELNNLADLFLLPSYNELFPMSVLEAFSCGTPVMLRDLDLYHSIIEGDYEPAKDVNEMQMKLTLLRNDPARLAHWQTQAQRAAKEYSKEHLADVWTKFYQEQARKGDA, encoded by the coding sequence ATGATTAAAATAACAATGTTTTCATCTGCAGATAAGGTTGCGGGACAAGGAGTAGGAAGTGCCTATCTTGAATTAATTAACTTGTTGCGCAACCAGTGCAGTGACAAATTTGAAATTGAAATCAACCGTTATGGGAAGAGTCAGATCAGTCATTATCATACAATCGACCCTCTTTTTTACCTGTCAACTTTTTCAAAAAAGCGGGGTCGAAAGATTGGCTATGTGCATTTTCTTCCCGAGACGTTAGAAGGAAGTCTTACAATCCCGCAACCGTTTCGCGGGCTTTTTTATCATTACATTATTGCCTTTTATAAACGAATGGATCAGTTAGTAGTTGTGAATCCCTCTTTTATCAAGCAGTTAGTAGCATATGGGATTCCTGAAAAAAAGATTACCTATATTCCTAACTTTGTTGATAATGATCGTTTCCATCCATATTCGGCTGTTAAGCGAACTGCTCTCCGAAAAAAATATGGGATTGCTGCCGATAAGTTTGTGGTATTAGGAAGCGGCCAGGTTCAAGAACGAAAAGGAGTTCCAGACTTTATTCGTCTTGCTCGCCAAAATCCGGACGTTGAGTTTTTTTGGGCTGGCGGATTTTCTTTTGGCCGTTTAACAGATGGTTATAGTGAATTAAAAAAGGTGGTAGATAATCCACCAGCTAATTTACATTTTACGGGAATCGTTTCACGGGATAAGATTGCTGAACTGAATAATCTTGCCGACCTATTTCTTTTACCTTCATATAATGAACTATTTCCAATGTCTGTCTTGGAAGCTTTTAGCTGTGGGACACCAGTAATGTTACGCGATCTTGACCTTTATCATTCTATTATTGAAGGAGATTATGAGCCTGCTAAAGATGTCAATGAGATGCAAATGAAGTTGACATTATTACGCAATGATCCTGCACGACTGGCACATTGGCAAACTCAGGCCCAGCGAGCTGCTAAGGAATACTCAAAAGAACACTTAGCAGATGTTTGGACTAAGTTTTATCAGGAGCAAGCACGAAAGGGGGATGCTTAG
- a CDS encoding lysylphosphatidylglycerol synthase transmembrane domain-containing protein, which translates to MSRRNWLVLSIMLIIGVGILGYSLRNSNIHLLLQDVSAINWGWMLVALGCICLYLGLEAVVVKIFMNDRHYGFTWKDALRLPLIEQLFNGITPFSTGGQPAQLVAMIQSGVDGGLASSVLLMKFVVFQAMIVVNFLISLLIGFHFIAEKLHALSLLVIFGFLIHLAVIVGLLMVMYWYSFTKRLMNLVIKPAAIFMKANRYEHMKVVLNEKVDTFYQESLRMKQDYKKLLKVCVVTIFQLFFYYAIPYFIMLALGIDHINFVMVLSLHVLIFMIISLFPIPGGAGGAEYSFSVLFASFIHSNTKLILAMILWRLLTYYFGMFAGIVAVFIKPDKVKR; encoded by the coding sequence GTGAGCAGGCGAAATTGGTTAGTATTAAGCATAATGCTAATTATTGGAGTTGGAATTCTCGGCTACTCATTACGTAACTCAAACATCCACCTATTGTTACAGGATGTTTCTGCCATTAATTGGGGATGGATGCTCGTTGCACTTGGCTGTATTTGTTTATATTTAGGTTTGGAGGCGGTTGTCGTAAAGATTTTTATGAATGATCGTCACTATGGTTTTACCTGGAAGGATGCATTACGATTACCATTAATCGAACAACTATTTAATGGAATTACTCCATTCTCAACAGGAGGACAACCAGCGCAATTAGTTGCAATGATTCAATCAGGTGTTGATGGGGGATTAGCAAGTTCAGTTCTTTTAATGAAGTTTGTTGTATTTCAGGCAATGATTGTTGTTAACTTCTTAATCAGCTTGTTAATTGGCTTTCATTTTATTGCGGAGAAACTCCATGCTCTTTCATTATTAGTAATATTTGGCTTTTTGATTCATTTAGCGGTAATTGTCGGATTACTGATGGTGATGTACTGGTATAGTTTTACTAAGAGACTAATGAACCTCGTTATCAAACCAGCTGCCATTTTTATGAAGGCTAACCGATATGAGCACATGAAAGTTGTCTTAAATGAAAAAGTGGATACTTTTTACCAAGAGAGTCTCCGAATGAAGCAAGATTATAAGAAGCTGCTTAAGGTTTGCGTAGTAACTATTTTTCAATTATTCTTTTACTATGCAATCCCATACTTTATTATGCTTGCGCTTGGAATTGACCACATTAATTTTGTGATGGTGCTCAGCTTGCACGTGTTAATTTTTATGATTATTTCGCTTTTTCCAATTCCAGGAGGGGCGGGGGGAGCCGAGTATAGTTTTTCCGTTCTCTTTGCAAGTTTTATTCACTCAAATACAAAATTGATTTTAGCAATGATCTTATGGCGACTACTCACATATTACTTCGGAATGTTCGCCGGAATTGTAGCTGTATTTATAAAACCTGATAAAGTAAAAAGATAG
- a CDS encoding YkuJ family protein, giving the protein MKESELLVIIKRLIAMQNDDSRDRQKRTFEKFGIPLCDVTYIHSREEFIFVRYRPYERFRFDDIDLVAIEVFNCLYDLENTF; this is encoded by the coding sequence GTGAAAGAATCAGAATTATTAGTGATTATTAAACGTTTGATTGCGATGCAAAACGATGATTCAAGAGATCGACAGAAACGAACATTTGAAAAATTTGGTATTCCATTATGTGATGTAACTTATATCCATAGTAGGGAAGAATTTATCTTCGTTCGATATCGCCCTTATGAACGTTTTCGCTTTGATGATATTGACCTAGTTGCTATTGAAGTTTTTAACTGTTTATATGACCTTGAGAATACTTTTTAA
- a CDS encoding transposase, which translates to MASTDKRISKMKAYKYADRLIDLAQKSYPAVSGDTIQVDEVRYYARQLIALTRKKEEVIKRMESIAQRLPEYILYCSFPGIGKQTAAQLMGELGDISRFDNANQLNAFVGIDIRRYQSGTYLGQDHINKRGNPIARKLLYFTVGNMIRQQHANSNHIVDYYYRLKEKRPHPKMNKVAMVACMNKTLKCLLSMIKHHEKYHYRYTNSMVPVKA; encoded by the coding sequence ATGGCATCTACAGATAAACGAATATCTAAGATGAAAGCTTATAAGTATGCCGATCGATTAATCGATCTCGCCCAAAAATCATATCCGGCTGTTTCTGGTGATACCATTCAGGTTGATGAAGTTCGCTACTACGCTCGCCAATTAATTGCCTTAACCCGTAAAAAGGAAGAGGTCATCAAGCGGATGGAATCTATTGCCCAGCGCTTACCAGAGTATATCCTATACTGCTCTTTTCCGGGAATTGGGAAACAAACTGCGGCTCAGTTAATGGGAGAATTGGGCGACATTAGTCGCTTTGACAATGCCAATCAGCTTAATGCCTTTGTCGGAATTGATATTCGTCGTTACCAATCTGGAACCTATTTAGGTCAAGATCACATTAATAAGCGTGGAAACCCGATTGCCCGTAAGCTCTTATATTTTACTGTAGGTAATATGATCCGCCAACAACACGCTAATTCTAATCATATCGTTGACTATTACTATCGTTTAAAAGAAAAACGACCTCATCCCAAAATGAACAAGGTCGCCATGGTAGCTTGTATGAATAAAACTCTGAAATGTCTCTTATCCATGATTAAGCACCATGAAAAATACCACTATCGGTATACGAACTCAATGGTCCCTGTGAAGGCATAA